One genomic segment of Trichococcus shcherbakoviae includes these proteins:
- the allD gene encoding ureidoglycolate dehydrogenase produces MSEEKLIKVTPDELHVLIKNKLQAAGLLEVQAAETANHLVYADLCGVHSHGAVRVEYYSERINKGGITLEPEIRFEKTGESSGVFHGDNAQGQYVANLALEPAIQMAKESGVAVVGVSRCGHTGTLSYYLRKIAEAGLAGIAMTQSDPMAVPFGGAEVYYGTNPIGFGAPSATDTPLIFDMATTVQAWGKILDARSKGREIPADWAVDENGKATTDPHAVRGLMPIAGPKGYGLMMMVDIFSGVLMNLPFGKHVSSMYHDLHTGRNLGQLYIILDPARFGDADTFRQQISQTMEELNAIKPTEGFSNVRYPGQGSNERYERNKSQGVEIPESIIDYLKSDLIHNNSYEGLSAFAN; encoded by the coding sequence ATGTCGGAAGAAAAATTGATCAAAGTGACTCCGGATGAGTTGCATGTATTGATCAAAAACAAACTCCAAGCAGCGGGTTTGCTGGAAGTCCAAGCTGCCGAGACCGCGAACCATTTGGTTTATGCGGATTTATGCGGTGTCCATTCCCACGGCGCCGTCCGGGTGGAGTATTATTCAGAACGTATCAATAAAGGCGGCATCACTCTAGAGCCTGAAATCAGATTCGAAAAAACCGGGGAAAGCTCCGGCGTATTCCATGGGGACAATGCACAAGGACAGTACGTGGCGAATTTAGCCTTGGAACCAGCCATCCAAATGGCGAAAGAATCCGGTGTGGCGGTAGTTGGCGTGTCGAGATGCGGGCATACGGGTACCTTATCCTACTATTTGCGCAAAATCGCCGAAGCAGGTTTAGCCGGCATAGCGATGACGCAGTCCGACCCGATGGCAGTGCCTTTTGGCGGTGCAGAAGTCTACTACGGGACCAATCCAATCGGTTTTGGTGCGCCAAGTGCAACCGATACGCCGCTGATTTTTGATATGGCGACCACCGTGCAAGCCTGGGGAAAAATATTGGATGCGCGCTCAAAAGGCCGTGAAATTCCAGCAGATTGGGCTGTTGATGAAAATGGAAAAGCAACAACCGATCCGCATGCGGTGAGGGGATTGATGCCCATCGCCGGTCCTAAAGGTTATGGACTGATGATGATGGTCGACATTTTTTCGGGTGTCCTGATGAACTTGCCTTTCGGAAAACACGTCAGTTCCATGTACCATGACCTGCATACCGGCCGCAATCTGGGACAACTCTACATTATCCTCGATCCAGCCCGTTTCGGGGATGCTGATACTTTCAGACAACAAATCAGCCAAACGATGGAAGAATTGAACGCCATCAAACCAACAGAAGGCTTTTCAAATGTCCGTTACCCTGGTCAAGGATCCAACGAGCGCTATGAGAGAAACAAGTCTCAAGGCGTGGAAATTCCGGAATCAATCATCGATTACTTGAAATCCGATCTGATCCATAACAACAGCTATGAAGGGTTAAGCGCCTTTGCAAATTGA